In a single window of the Falsibacillus pallidus genome:
- a CDS encoding GNAT family N-acetyltransferase, producing the protein MLIRFKKTFEKIAMGLMSFMPSEKDIKKLQQTMKNYEENQDWQLFLWKEEDIIGLIGVVVAEEEVEIQHISVNPSHRHEGIGKKMIKELSHLYENKELKPNQNTSAFFDKCDFEGEAL; encoded by the coding sequence ATGTTAATACGCTTTAAAAAAACATTTGAAAAAATTGCAATGGGCTTGATGTCCTTCATGCCAAGTGAAAAAGATATAAAAAAGCTGCAGCAGACCATGAAAAATTATGAAGAAAACCAGGATTGGCAGCTATTTCTTTGGAAAGAGGAAGATATCATCGGTCTGATTGGCGTTGTTGTAGCTGAAGAGGAAGTTGAAATTCAGCATATTTCAGTGAATCCATCACATCGCCATGAAGGAATAGGCAAAAAAATGATAAAAGAACTCAGTCACTTATATGAGAATAAAGAACTAAAGCCAAACCAAAATACATCAGCTTTTTTTGATAAATGTGATTTTGAAGGAGAAGCTCTCTGA
- a CDS encoding stage V sporulation protein AB: protein MTIEVLFMAFVGLAGGLAVGSGFVAFLTVLGIIPRLTQLTKTMKMIHYYEWAVIFGAVTGGWLGLRGESFSWTPYLLIFIGLGSGIFTGMLAAALTEVLNVFPILAKRIGIDDRIVYLLMAIVFGKVLGSLFHWMYFVDQ from the coding sequence ATGACGATTGAAGTATTGTTCATGGCTTTTGTCGGACTGGCAGGAGGATTGGCGGTAGGATCGGGATTTGTCGCATTTTTGACTGTGCTTGGGATCATCCCCCGTTTGACACAGCTGACGAAGACCATGAAGATGATCCATTATTACGAATGGGCAGTCATATTCGGAGCTGTAACAGGCGGGTGGCTTGGGCTGCGGGGCGAATCGTTTTCGTGGACTCCCTATCTATTGATATTCATTGGACTGGGCAGCGGGATATTTACTGGTATGCTGGCAGCTGCATTGACGGAGGTATTAAATGTATTCCCCATCCTTGCAAAGCGGATTGGGATTGATGATAGAATCGTGTATTTATTGATGGCGATTGTTTTTGGAAAAGTATTGGGTTCCCTGTTTCATTGGATGTATTTTGTAGATCAATGA
- a CDS encoding segregation/condensation protein A yields MEYSVKVDAFEGPLDLLLHLINSLEIDIYDIPMAQITEQYLMYVHAMKELKLDVASEYLVMAATLLAIKSKTLLPKHHDDLDEEEFEFEDEMDPRDELVERLIEYKKYKSAADELKQREQERGQIFTKPPSDLSEIAGAASSEKLELNVTIYDMLGAFNKLLRRKKLQKPVTTRISRQELSIEKRMEEVMVELRSFTGRKSFAELFPYEEKDHIVVTFLAILELMKRNELLVEQEGNFDDIFITAKEGAEVIGNR; encoded by the coding sequence TTGGAATATAGTGTTAAAGTAGATGCATTTGAAGGTCCATTGGATCTTTTGCTGCATTTAATCAATTCTCTGGAAATAGATATATATGATATCCCCATGGCTCAAATTACAGAACAGTATCTTATGTACGTCCATGCCATGAAGGAACTGAAACTTGATGTAGCAAGTGAATATCTGGTCATGGCTGCAACGCTTCTTGCCATTAAAAGCAAGACGCTTCTGCCAAAGCACCACGATGATCTGGACGAAGAAGAATTTGAGTTCGAAGATGAAATGGATCCGAGGGATGAATTAGTTGAAAGGCTAATAGAATATAAAAAGTATAAAAGTGCTGCAGACGAATTAAAGCAGAGGGAGCAGGAGCGAGGACAGATATTCACCAAACCTCCAAGCGATCTTTCTGAAATTGCCGGTGCAGCCTCAAGTGAGAAGCTCGAACTGAATGTAACCATTTATGATATGCTTGGAGCTTTTAATAAACTCCTTCGAAGAAAGAAACTGCAAAAGCCGGTAACCACCAGGATTTCAAGACAAGAACTGTCCATTGAGAAAAGAATGGAAGAAGTCATGGTGGAACTTAGGAGTTTTACAGGAAGAAAAAGTTTTGCTGAGTTATTTCCTTATGAAGAAAAGGACCATATCGTCGTTACATTCTTAGCAATCCTTGAACTGATGAAAAGGAATGAATTGCTTGTGGAGCAGGAAGGGAATTTCGATGACATTTTCATAACAGCAAAGGAAGGAGCAGAAGTCATTGGAAATCGTTAA
- a CDS encoding spore germination protein, with translation MPKGDLNTKKPIPHNLKEMEQYMKERVGLGTSFDLGLRKLKILKKDVHIYYVNGLCDTQYIIKLFQELIEINDNERLSSKLYEIVENRLIHQSVQPVKTIDEMVDQVLSGLIAVLVEGEEKALIVDVRSYPGRQPQEPDTEKVVRGSRDGYVENIIVNTALTRRRIRDERLRFEMFKAGERSKMDISIAYIEDVANPDLINTIRKEITNIKIDGLSMADKAVEEFIVKQGYNPYPMVRYTERADVGATHLLEGHVLIFVDTSPSVIITPTTYFHHVQHAEEYRQSAAVGTFVRWVRFLGILSSIFLIPLWYLCVQQPSLLPDRIAFIGPNEQTHIPILIQILIADLGLEFLRIAAIHTPTPLSTAMGLIAAVMIGQIAIDVGLFVPEVILYISVAAIGTFSTPSYELSVANKLVRLSLLFIVAIFGVPGLVMGSTIYVILLARLKSLNTPYLWPLIPFSPMAFLQILIRRSVPGSVVRPSIVQPRNKFKQPLKE, from the coding sequence ATGCCAAAGGGTGATTTGAACACGAAAAAGCCGATTCCTCACAATCTGAAAGAAATGGAACAATACATGAAGGAAAGGGTGGGCTTAGGCACGAGCTTCGACCTGGGCTTGCGGAAACTGAAGATCCTCAAAAAGGATGTTCATATCTATTATGTGAATGGACTGTGCGATACGCAGTACATCATAAAATTATTCCAGGAACTCATTGAAATCAACGATAATGAAAGACTCTCTTCCAAATTATACGAGATTGTTGAAAACAGGCTGATCCATCAATCGGTACAGCCCGTCAAAACGATTGATGAAATGGTTGACCAAGTACTATCTGGTTTGATTGCCGTTTTAGTGGAAGGCGAAGAAAAAGCACTGATCGTAGACGTCCGAAGCTACCCTGGAAGACAGCCGCAGGAGCCGGATACAGAAAAAGTGGTAAGGGGTTCACGTGACGGGTATGTCGAAAACATCATCGTCAATACAGCTCTTACGAGAAGAAGGATCAGGGATGAACGGCTGCGGTTTGAAATGTTCAAAGCAGGCGAACGTTCAAAAATGGATATATCCATTGCCTATATAGAGGATGTAGCCAACCCCGATTTGATTAATACAATAAGGAAGGAAATAACCAATATTAAGATCGACGGGCTATCAATGGCTGATAAAGCTGTAGAAGAATTCATCGTCAAACAGGGATATAATCCATATCCAATGGTCCGATATACAGAGCGGGCGGACGTCGGCGCGACCCATTTGCTTGAGGGGCATGTCCTCATATTTGTTGATACTTCTCCAAGTGTCATCATCACTCCTACAACTTATTTTCATCATGTTCAGCATGCGGAAGAGTACCGTCAATCAGCTGCGGTCGGTACATTTGTCAGGTGGGTAAGATTCTTAGGGATTTTATCATCGATATTCCTAATTCCACTTTGGTATCTCTGTGTACAGCAGCCGTCTCTGCTTCCCGACAGGATAGCCTTCATTGGCCCAAATGAACAGACCCATATCCCGATATTGATCCAGATTTTAATAGCAGACCTTGGTCTGGAATTCTTAAGGATTGCCGCCATTCATACGCCGACCCCATTATCCACTGCGATGGGTTTAATCGCTGCAGTTATGATCGGGCAGATCGCGATCGATGTGGGGCTGTTTGTACCGGAGGTCATATTGTATATTTCCGTTGCTGCCATCGGGACATTTTCAACGCCAAGCTATGAATTGAGCGTAGCAAATAAATTAGTAAGGCTGTCCCTGCTATTCATCGTAGCAATCTTTGGTGTCCCGGGTCTGGTAATGGGCTCTACAATTTATGTGATACTTCTTGCGAGGCTGAAATCACTCAATACTCCATATTTATGGCCATTGATCCCATTCAGCCCCATGGCATTTCTGCAGATCCTCATCAGACGGTCTGTGCCTGGTTCTGTCGTACGGCCAAGCATTGTTCAGCCAAGGAACAAATTCAAACAGCCGCTCAAAGAATGA
- a CDS encoding nucleoside recognition domain-containing protein has product MVNYIWVGMTIIGLIFAAVNGKMKEVNEAIFHSANEAVTLCIGLISILVFWLGIMKIAQDSGLLEKMSSFFRPLVQRLFPEVPPGHPAMGYILSNMIANMFGLGNAATPLGIKAMEQLKELNGGKPVASRSMITFLAINTSSLTLIPTTVIAIRMNYGSASPTEIVGPTLFATFISAIFAIFIDRYFYYRRSRKEVK; this is encoded by the coding sequence ATGGTTAATTACATTTGGGTGGGAATGACTATCATCGGGCTTATTTTTGCGGCAGTCAACGGGAAAATGAAGGAAGTGAATGAAGCCATTTTTCATTCTGCCAATGAGGCAGTGACGCTATGTATAGGACTGATCAGCATTTTGGTTTTTTGGCTCGGGATTATGAAGATTGCCCAAGATTCGGGGCTTCTTGAAAAAATGTCATCGTTTTTTCGTCCATTAGTCCAGAGGCTATTCCCGGAGGTTCCTCCAGGACACCCCGCTATGGGCTATATACTGTCAAATATGATAGCGAATATGTTTGGATTGGGAAATGCTGCAACCCCACTGGGGATCAAAGCGATGGAGCAATTAAAGGAGCTTAATGGAGGAAAGCCTGTCGCAAGCAGATCAATGATAACATTTTTAGCAATAAACACATCAAGTCTTACTCTAATACCAACAACCGTCATCGCCATCAGGATGAATTATGGGTCGGCATCCCCTACTGAAATCGTAGGACCCACGTTATTCGCTACCTTTATTTCTGCCATTTTTGCTATATTCATAGACCGCTATTTTTACTATAGAAGATCTCGCAAAGAGGTGAAGTGA
- a CDS encoding stage V sporulation protein AE yields the protein MKKHRVILITDGDAYARKAVEAVAKIYDGRCISQSCGNPSVLSGSDIVKLIKKTPYDPVFVMFDDSGFLGEGSGEQAMKYVANHKEIEVLGVIAVASRTKDAEWTKVDVCIDNEGNLTSNGVDKYGVPEMDIGRINGDTVYCLDQLDVPIIVGIGDIGKMAKKDSSDKGAPITKKAVEIIMERSGFNAKG from the coding sequence ATGAAGAAGCATCGTGTCATTTTGATTACAGATGGAGACGCATATGCACGAAAGGCCGTTGAGGCAGTGGCCAAAATATACGATGGAAGATGCATCTCCCAATCTTGCGGCAATCCTTCTGTTCTCAGTGGAAGTGATATTGTGAAGCTGATTAAGAAAACCCCTTATGATCCTGTATTTGTTATGTTTGATGACAGCGGATTTCTCGGGGAAGGGTCAGGGGAGCAGGCGATGAAATATGTAGCAAATCATAAAGAGATAGAAGTTCTCGGAGTCATCGCAGTTGCTTCAAGGACAAAGGATGCCGAATGGACCAAAGTGGATGTCTGCATTGATAACGAGGGAAATCTGACCAGCAACGGTGTGGACAAGTACGGTGTGCCGGAAATGGATATCGGACGAATCAATGGAGATACGGTCTATTGTCTGGATCAGCTGGATGTTCCCATCATCGTAGGAATCGGGGATATTGGAAAAATGGCGAAAAAAGATTCTTCCGATAAAGGAGCTCCAATTACAAAAAAAGCAGTTGAAATCATCATGGAAAGGAGCGGGTTCAATGCCAAAGGGTGA
- the scpB gene encoding SMC-Scp complex subunit ScpB: MEIVNWKGILESLLFVAGDEGLNLKQIMTVMEIEEHQAWEIIEVLKEDYETSNRGMELKEIAGTFQLVTKKEFAPYLKKLVESPGVNTLSQAALESLAIVAYKQPITRAEIEDIRGVKTERPLQTLVSKGLIKEVGRAEGTGRAILYGTTKEFLDYFGLKNISELPPLPEKTEDDLLQEDADLFFGKFQETLSQEV, encoded by the coding sequence TTGGAAATCGTTAATTGGAAAGGCATCTTAGAAAGTCTGCTCTTCGTAGCAGGTGATGAAGGCTTGAATTTAAAGCAAATCATGACAGTAATGGAAATTGAAGAACATCAGGCATGGGAAATCATAGAGGTTTTAAAAGAAGACTATGAAACAAGTAATCGTGGAATGGAATTGAAGGAAATAGCAGGGACGTTCCAGCTGGTGACCAAAAAAGAATTTGCCCCATATCTAAAGAAATTGGTAGAATCCCCAGGGGTGAATACGCTATCCCAAGCAGCTCTGGAAAGCTTGGCTATTGTCGCCTATAAACAGCCGATTACGAGGGCGGAAATAGAGGATATAAGAGGAGTCAAAACAGAAAGGCCCCTTCAAACCCTCGTTTCCAAAGGGTTGATCAAAGAGGTTGGAAGAGCGGAAGGAACAGGTAGAGCCATATTATACGGAACGACAAAAGAATTCTTAGATTATTTTGGTCTTAAAAATATCAGTGAATTGCCGCCTCTGCCTGAGAAGACAGAAGACGACCTTCTCCAGGAAGATGCTGATTTATTTTTCGGCAAATTCCAAGAGACTCTGAGTCAGGAAGTGTAA
- a CDS encoding DUF309 domain-containing protein, which produces MSYPREYIDYLVQFHACRDYFECHEILEEYWKDREGRRKDSIWLPFIQLAVAQYHHRRNNWPGARKMMSKAIKGFEGRSKMVSDLGLNDDEFFQLLSISLSKIDQREEYESMELPIKDPDLMKICRQECKKHQYSWQKSDLTNHALIHRHRTRDRSEVIHARNNALLKKNIDPK; this is translated from the coding sequence ATGTCATATCCTAGAGAATATATAGACTATCTTGTTCAATTTCATGCTTGCCGCGACTATTTTGAATGTCATGAAATCCTTGAAGAATATTGGAAAGATCGCGAAGGCCGAAGAAAAGATTCCATATGGCTCCCATTCATTCAGTTAGCTGTCGCTCAATATCATCACAGAAGAAATAATTGGCCAGGTGCCAGGAAGATGATGTCCAAGGCGATAAAGGGGTTTGAAGGACGCAGCAAAATGGTTTCTGATTTAGGCTTGAATGACGATGAATTCTTCCAGCTTCTGTCCATTTCTCTATCCAAGATCGATCAAAGAGAAGAATATGAAAGCATGGAATTACCGATAAAAGACCCGGATCTGATGAAAATATGCCGGCAAGAGTGTAAAAAACATCAATATAGCTGGCAAAAAAGCGATCTCACCAACCATGCACTAATCCATAGGCATCGGACAAGGGATCGGTCAGAAGTCATCCATGCAAGGAATAATGCCTTATTGAAAAAGAACATTGATCCAAAATAA
- a CDS encoding superoxide dismutase: MQEEYRSYIRQMRGWRNSLEASLQGTGVKEDWMNKLAAFDNLILRLEDSTGSEALISKEIYELAVEIHRSAQEANEKREVGGYIWTEEIKIPPGGHSLPPLPYGYNALEPYISGEIMMLHHDKHHQSYVDGLNKAENKLMEARKTNDFSLIKHWERELSFHGSGHYLHTLFWEVMSPNGGGMPAEGLMKAIEISFGSFEAFKRQFSEAAIAVEGSGWAVLVWSMRARRLEILQSEKHMNLTQWDTIPLLVIDVWEHAYYLQYKNNRAEYVKNWWNVVNWPLVESRFEKAKKLRWKAF; encoded by the coding sequence ATGCAAGAAGAATATCGTTCGTATATCCGGCAAATGAGGGGCTGGCGAAACAGTCTTGAAGCATCACTTCAAGGTACTGGCGTAAAAGAAGATTGGATGAACAAGTTAGCGGCGTTTGACAATCTCATTTTAAGGTTAGAAGATTCTACCGGCAGTGAAGCATTGATCAGCAAGGAAATTTATGAGTTAGCGGTAGAAATTCATCGATCCGCACAAGAAGCCAATGAAAAGAGGGAAGTTGGCGGATATATATGGACAGAAGAGATTAAAATTCCGCCCGGCGGACATTCCCTGCCTCCATTGCCTTATGGGTATAATGCTTTAGAGCCATACATTTCAGGGGAAATTATGATGCTTCATCATGATAAACATCATCAGTCATATGTGGATGGATTGAATAAAGCAGAAAATAAACTGATGGAAGCAAGAAAAACGAATGATTTTTCACTAATAAAGCACTGGGAACGAGAATTGAGTTTTCACGGATCGGGCCACTACCTCCATACTTTATTTTGGGAAGTAATGAGCCCAAATGGCGGGGGAATGCCAGCGGAGGGCTTAATGAAAGCCATCGAGATTTCCTTTGGGAGTTTTGAAGCATTTAAACGGCAGTTTTCAGAGGCAGCTATTGCGGTGGAAGGTTCAGGATGGGCCGTATTGGTCTGGTCAATGAGAGCCAGGAGACTGGAGATTCTTCAATCGGAAAAACATATGAACTTGACCCAATGGGATACGATTCCACTGCTAGTGATTGATGTGTGGGAACATGCCTATTATCTTCAATATAAAAACAACCGTGCAGAGTATGTGAAGAATTGGTGGAATGTTGTTAATTGGCCGCTGGTGGAATCGCGTTTTGAAAAAGCAAAAAAGTTAAGATGGAAGGCATTTTGA
- a CDS encoding spore maturation protein: MQWLSLLSLWMIPVLIAFILLYSIWKRVPSYESFVEGGKEGIKIAFSIIPYLVGMLVAITVFRASGAMDFFVNLTKPLLSAIGVPAEVVPLALIRPISGNAALGMMSDIISTHGADSYVGRLASVLQGSTDTTFYVLTVYFGAVGIKKMGDALKVGLLADLVGIAAAIIVVAWIF; encoded by the coding sequence ATGCAATGGCTATCGCTCCTATCACTTTGGATGATTCCGGTGCTCATCGCATTCATTTTGCTTTATAGCATATGGAAAAGAGTCCCGTCTTACGAAAGTTTTGTTGAAGGGGGAAAGGAAGGAATCAAGATCGCATTCTCGATTATTCCTTATTTAGTGGGAATGCTCGTCGCTATTACGGTTTTTCGTGCATCCGGCGCAATGGATTTTTTCGTAAACCTCACCAAACCTCTTCTTTCAGCAATCGGTGTACCAGCCGAGGTAGTTCCCCTCGCATTGATCAGACCGATATCGGGCAACGCTGCACTTGGAATGATGAGCGACATAATTTCGACACACGGGGCAGATTCCTATGTAGGGAGGCTGGCCTCGGTCCTTCAAGGCAGTACAGATACGACGTTTTATGTGCTTACCGTCTATTTTGGCGCAGTGGGCATTAAAAAAATGGGAGACGCTTTGAAAGTTGGGCTTCTTGCAGATTTAGTGGGCATTGCAGCAGCAATTATAGTGGTGGCTTGGATATTTTGA
- a CDS encoding DUF3907 family protein, whose translation MRNSIVQTQTEEVKRFLEKTIGVITGFLNETKLSELIHEEGIERDYSEGLLSVLRRILVSCEDGKDACSLALKCEPFNKMAAEKALYSIYHLCIEEFFSPKNDSWYEDPRSAYTGRQAIKFRKSAPQKVQELISTLELDFQRFREELDYYETDYRTKMMQSK comes from the coding sequence ATGAGAAACTCTATCGTACAAACACAGACGGAAGAAGTGAAGAGATTCCTGGAAAAAACCATCGGGGTGATCACTGGGTTCCTGAATGAGACAAAGTTGAGTGAATTGATTCATGAAGAAGGCATAGAAAGGGATTATTCTGAAGGGCTGCTCTCTGTTTTGAGGCGCATACTGGTTTCCTGCGAAGACGGGAAGGATGCCTGCAGCCTTGCCTTAAAGTGCGAACCATTCAATAAGATGGCTGCTGAAAAAGCTTTGTATTCCATTTATCATCTATGTATCGAAGAGTTCTTTTCCCCTAAAAATGATTCCTGGTATGAAGATCCAAGGTCTGCATATACAGGAAGGCAAGCAATAAAATTCAGAAAATCTGCACCACAAAAAGTTCAAGAGCTTATTTCCACTTTGGAATTGGACTTTCAGCGATTCCGGGAAGAACTTGATTATTATGAAACAGATTATAGAACAAAAATGATGCAGTCAAAATAA
- the lysA gene encoding diaminopimelate decarboxylase has protein sequence MHFYGTSAINEAGHLEIGGCDTVELAKKYGTPLYVYDVALIRERARGFKETFDRLNVKAQVAYASKAFSSIAMVQLAAEEGLSLDVVSAGELYTALAAGFPTEKIHFHGNNKSEEELKMALEHKVGCIVVDNFSELSLLEEVCSEQKTQMSVLLRVTPGIEAHTHDYILTGQEDSKFGFDLQNGQAEKALLAAADSPWIDLLGIHCHIGSQIFDTTGFVLAAEKIMEKLNEWSKKHHFEPKVLNLGGGFGIRYTAEDDPIPPARYVEEIITKVKEESIRYGLEMPEIWIEPGRSLVGDSGTTLYEAGSQKDVPNVRKYIAVDGGMNDNIRPALYDAKYEAVLANRANDPKEELVSIAGKCCESGDMLIWDIHLPQVQKGDLLAVFCTGAYGYSMANNYNRIPRPPVVFVENGRDVLVVRRESLKDIIHLDMPLNANAGNYSR, from the coding sequence ATGCATTTTTATGGAACTTCAGCAATCAACGAAGCCGGTCACCTGGAGATTGGCGGATGCGATACAGTAGAACTTGCCAAGAAGTATGGAACGCCGCTTTATGTATATGATGTAGCCTTAATCCGCGAACGGGCGAGGGGATTTAAGGAAACCTTTGACCGGTTGAATGTAAAAGCACAGGTAGCCTATGCAAGCAAAGCGTTTTCTTCCATCGCTATGGTGCAGCTGGCTGCGGAAGAAGGCCTTTCATTGGATGTGGTGTCAGCAGGAGAACTCTATACGGCGTTAGCAGCTGGATTCCCCACTGAGAAAATTCATTTCCATGGCAATAATAAAAGTGAAGAAGAATTGAAAATGGCGCTGGAGCATAAGGTAGGCTGCATCGTCGTTGATAATTTCTCTGAATTATCTCTTCTTGAAGAGGTTTGTTCCGAACAGAAAACACAAATGAGCGTGCTCTTGAGAGTCACTCCCGGTATCGAGGCGCATACACATGACTATATTCTGACGGGCCAGGAAGATTCGAAGTTCGGCTTCGACCTTCAAAACGGCCAGGCGGAAAAAGCTTTGCTGGCTGCTGCTGACTCTCCGTGGATTGATCTCCTAGGCATCCATTGCCATATCGGTTCCCAGATTTTTGATACAACAGGATTTGTACTTGCAGCGGAAAAAATCATGGAAAAACTCAATGAATGGAGCAAAAAGCATCATTTTGAGCCTAAAGTACTGAATTTAGGTGGAGGATTTGGCATCAGATATACCGCAGAAGATGATCCGATCCCGCCGGCAAGATATGTAGAGGAAATCATCACAAAGGTGAAGGAAGAAAGCATCAGATACGGGCTGGAAATGCCTGAGATTTGGATTGAACCGGGACGTTCACTTGTCGGGGATTCCGGTACGACATTGTATGAAGCAGGCTCCCAAAAAGATGTTCCGAATGTCCGCAAATATATTGCTGTCGATGGCGGAATGAACGATAATATCAGGCCGGCCCTATACGATGCAAAATATGAGGCAGTGCTTGCCAATAGAGCGAATGATCCAAAAGAAGAGCTTGTATCCATTGCAGGAAAGTGCTGCGAATCTGGGGATATGCTTATTTGGGACATCCATCTGCCGCAAGTCCAAAAAGGAGATTTACTTGCTGTCTTCTGTACAGGTGCATATGGGTATTCAATGGCTAATAATTATAATAGAATACCACGCCCTCCGGTAGTATTCGTGGAGAATGGCAGGGATGTCCTTGTTGTCCGCAGGGAAAGCCTTAAGGATATCATTCACTTGGATATGCCCCTCAATGCCAATGCAGGAAACTATTCCCGCTGA
- a CDS encoding stage V sporulation protein AA, whose product MESSIYLKLRHRIQVHPESPVILKRMAQVIAPEALLEEINSMVVYQVTEEDQNIIIIDVMKVLHHLSIRFPECDIQTIGPSQTIVEVIYKKKRMSIPMFILVWLLLFIGAGLAIMNFHEDVSMREVHQNLYKIITGHKNEKPLIFQIPYSLGLGVGMILFFNHVFRKRINEEPSPLEVEMFNYQSDLDQYVIMNENKESMKHIDDD is encoded by the coding sequence ATGGAATCATCCATTTACTTAAAATTACGGCACCGCATACAAGTTCACCCTGAAAGTCCCGTTATCTTAAAAAGAATGGCACAAGTAATAGCACCGGAGGCATTGTTGGAGGAAATTAACTCCATGGTTGTCTATCAAGTGACAGAGGAAGATCAGAACATCATCATCATCGATGTCATGAAGGTCCTGCATCACTTGAGCATACGCTTCCCGGAATGTGATATCCAAACCATCGGCCCATCACAGACCATTGTCGAGGTAATTTATAAGAAGAAGAGGATGTCGATTCCGATGTTCATACTTGTCTGGCTTCTCCTTTTTATTGGTGCAGGGCTGGCCATAATGAATTTTCATGAAGACGTCAGCATGAGGGAAGTGCATCAGAACCTATATAAAATTATTACCGGCCATAAAAATGAAAAGCCTCTCATTTTCCAGATTCCTTATTCGCTAGGTCTTGGGGTAGGGATGATTTTATTTTTCAATCATGTCTTTCGGAAAAGAATCAATGAAGAACCGAGTCCATTGGAGGTCGAAATGTTCAATTACCAGTCCGATCTAGACCAGTATGTCATCATGAATGAAAACAAGGAAAGTATGAAACACATTGATGACGATTGA
- a CDS encoding D-alanyl-D-alanine carboxypeptidase family protein, translating to MTIAVMGFMPSLAKASGFSVSARGAVLIDQDTGRILYEKNANQKMRIASITKIMTAILAIESGEMNQDVKVSKKAVYTEGSSLYLKEGEKVKLEDLVYGLMLRSGNDAAVAIAEHVGGSLDGFVYLMNKKAEEIGMKNTHFANPHGLDDHENHYSTAYDMAILMKYAMHNPEFKKISGTKVYHADDPDSEWERTWRNKNRLLTEKYEYCTGGKTGFTKRAKRTLVTTAAKDGQHLIAVTLNAPDDWNDHITMYNYGFSHYDQMLVLEKGTIKDISDSFYKGKVYIKSDVEYPLASNEKENMRVEYQLLKPQKDWKKKSSHTPDIVGKALIYFNEKNVRTVPIYFNHGASKDTSSWIDLFQEVFLAGLGVRIDG from the coding sequence ATGACGATTGCGGTGATGGGGTTCATGCCGTCCCTTGCAAAAGCATCCGGATTTTCAGTCAGTGCCAGAGGGGCTGTACTGATTGATCAGGATACCGGTAGGATTTTATATGAGAAAAATGCCAATCAAAAAATGAGGATTGCCTCTATTACAAAAATTATGACCGCAATACTGGCTATTGAATCGGGAGAAATGAATCAAGATGTAAAAGTCAGCAAAAAAGCTGTATATACGGAAGGGTCGTCCCTATATTTAAAGGAAGGAGAAAAAGTAAAGCTCGAAGATTTGGTGTATGGGCTTATGCTCCGCTCAGGCAATGATGCAGCTGTTGCCATTGCAGAACATGTTGGCGGAAGCCTCGATGGTTTTGTTTATTTGATGAACAAAAAGGCAGAAGAAATAGGGATGAAAAATACTCATTTTGCCAACCCGCATGGACTCGATGATCATGAAAATCATTATTCCACAGCCTATGATATGGCCATACTAATGAAATACGCCATGCATAATCCCGAATTTAAAAAGATATCCGGTACGAAGGTATATCATGCTGATGATCCGGACAGCGAATGGGAGAGAACCTGGAGAAATAAGAACAGGCTGCTTACAGAAAAATATGAGTATTGCACAGGGGGAAAAACAGGTTTTACCAAAAGAGCAAAAAGGACTCTCGTTACGACAGCGGCAAAGGACGGTCAACATTTAATCGCTGTCACCCTTAACGCGCCGGATGACTGGAATGATCATATAACGATGTACAATTACGGTTTTAGTCATTATGATCAAATGCTTGTGCTTGAAAAGGGAACTATAAAGGACATTTCAGACTCATTTTATAAAGGAAAGGTCTATATAAAGAGTGATGTTGAATATCCGCTTGCTTCAAATGAAAAAGAAAATATGAGAGTCGAGTATCAATTGCTGAAGCCTCAAAAAGATTGGAAGAAGAAATCCAGCCATACACCTGATATTGTCGGAAAAGCATTGATATATTTTAATGAGAAAAATGTCAGGACCGTCCCAATATACTTCAATCACGGCGCCTCAAAGGATACATCGAGCTGGATTGATCTCTTTCAGGAAGTATTCCTGGCAGGACTGGGTGTGAGAATAGATGGTTAA